The following proteins are co-located in the Mus caroli chromosome 7, CAROLI_EIJ_v1.1, whole genome shotgun sequence genome:
- the Bbc3 gene encoding bcl-2-binding component 3 isoform X1, with protein sequence MLAFVTRRGVCAPGSAMARARQEGSSPEPVEGLARDSPRPFPLGRLMPSAVSCSLCEPGLPAAPAAPALLPAAYLCAPTAPPAVTAALGGPRWPGGHRSRPRGPRPDGPQPSLSPAQQHLESPVPSAPEALAGGPTQAAPGVRVEEEEWAREIGAQLRRMADDLNAQYERRRQEEQHRHRPSPWRVMYNLFMGLLPLPRDPGAPEMEPN encoded by the exons ATGTTGGCGTTTGTCACCCGGAGGGGTGTCTGC GCTCCAGGGAGCGCCATGGCCCGCGCACGCCAGGAGGGCAGCTCTCCGGAGCCCGTAGAGGGTCTAGCCCGCGACAGTCCGCGCCCCTTCCCGCTCGGCCGCCTGATGCCCTCCGCTGTATCCTGCAGCCTTTGCGAGCCCGGCCTGCCCGCCGCCCCTGCTGCCCCTGCCTTGCTGCCGGCCGCCTACCTCTGCGCCCCCACCGCTCCACCTGCCGTCACCGCCGCCCTGGGGGGCCCCCGCTGGCCTGGGGGTCACCGCAGCCGGCCCCGAGGCCCGCGCCCGGACG gtCCTCAGCCCTCGCTGTCACCAGCCCAGCAGCACTTAGAGTCGCCCGTGCCCAGCGCCCCGGAGGCCCTGGCGGGAGGCCCCACCCAAGCTGCCCCGGGAGTgcgtgtggaggaggaggagtgggccCGGGAGATCGGGGCCCAGCTGCGGCGGATGGCGGACGACCTCAACGCGCAGTACGAGCGGCGG aGACAAGAAGAGCAGCATCGACACCGACCCTCACCCTGGAGGGTCATGTACAATCTCTTCATGGGACTCCTCCCCTTACCCAGGGATCCTGGAGCCCCAGAAATGGAGCCCAACTAG
- the Bbc3 gene encoding bcl-2-binding component 3 isoform X2 codes for MARARQEGSSPEPVEGLARDSPRPFPLGRLMPSAVSCSLCEPGLPAAPAAPALLPAAYLCAPTAPPAVTAALGGPRWPGGHRSRPRGPRPDGPQPSLSPAQQHLESPVPSAPEALAGGPTQAAPGVRVEEEEWAREIGAQLRRMADDLNAQYERRRQEEQHRHRPSPWRVMYNLFMGLLPLPRDPGAPEMEPN; via the exons ATGGCCCGCGCACGCCAGGAGGGCAGCTCTCCGGAGCCCGTAGAGGGTCTAGCCCGCGACAGTCCGCGCCCCTTCCCGCTCGGCCGCCTGATGCCCTCCGCTGTATCCTGCAGCCTTTGCGAGCCCGGCCTGCCCGCCGCCCCTGCTGCCCCTGCCTTGCTGCCGGCCGCCTACCTCTGCGCCCCCACCGCTCCACCTGCCGTCACCGCCGCCCTGGGGGGCCCCCGCTGGCCTGGGGGTCACCGCAGCCGGCCCCGAGGCCCGCGCCCGGACG gtCCTCAGCCCTCGCTGTCACCAGCCCAGCAGCACTTAGAGTCGCCCGTGCCCAGCGCCCCGGAGGCCCTGGCGGGAGGCCCCACCCAAGCTGCCCCGGGAGTgcgtgtggaggaggaggagtgggccCGGGAGATCGGGGCCCAGCTGCGGCGGATGGCGGACGACCTCAACGCGCAGTACGAGCGGCGG aGACAAGAAGAGCAGCATCGACACCGACCCTCACCCTGGAGGGTCATGTACAATCTCTTCATGGGACTCCTCCCCTTACCCAGGGATCCTGGAGCCCCAGAAATGGAGCCCAACTAG